The proteins below are encoded in one region of Lactuca sativa cultivar Salinas chromosome 3, Lsat_Salinas_v11, whole genome shotgun sequence:
- the LOC111921838 gene encoding transcription repressor KAN1, with translation MPLEGIFIEPPPSSSSSTQLPDLSLNISLPNTSSFSSSIRSGNIDSSSKSNSFHQPTYTDLSLTNPSRNLATSLLPHRDQDNPQNPFLHHPHHTYNQHPNTHNLNHLNQGVSLLDVSDCLRPIKGIPVYHNHPFPFLPNLDHSNSLEKDPKLCFYPSSSTSTTPYFGGNTGGHMPFLNPGLNGPSSSGYRLPGGCGNGGGMRFNGLSSSYSNNHHYLNQYGGGGPTSHEVSHGLMRSRFLPKLPAKRSMRAPRMRWTSTLHSRFVHAVELLGGHERATPKSVLELMDVKDLTLAHVKSHLQMYRTVKTTDKPAASSGQSDGSGEDDISTMGTGGQQRFVDQRGSNDQQESDYPNNYNNATTTTTLWSNSSSNREGWLQTNSDMNDIRPSSTLLTQRRASAQVKDCEPSRPKNCLGSNMDHKNPCLEFTLGRPDWLQKERN, from the exons ATGCCCTTGGAAGGGATTTTCATagaaccaccaccatcttcttcctcttcaactCAACTTCCTGATCTCTCTCTCAACATCAGCCTTCCCAACACTTCCTCTTTCTCCTCTTCGATTCGCAGTGGTAATATTGATTCATCATCCAAATCAAATTCTTTCCATCAACCTACTTACACTGACCTCTCCCTTACAAACCCATCAAGAAATCTTGCAACCAGTTTATTACCTCATCGAGATCAAGACAACCCACAAAATCCCTTCCTTCATCACCCTCATCATACCTACAATCAACACCCAAACACTCACAACTTAAATCACTTGAACCAAGGAGTTTCACTTCTTGATGTATCGGATTGCTTGAGACCCATAAAAGGAATTCCGGTATATCACAACCATCCGTTTCCTTTTTTACCTAATTTGGATCATTCTAATTCTCTTGAGAAAGATCCGAAGTTGTGCTTCTATCCATCATCTTCTACTTCTACTACACCTTATTTTGGTGGGAATACCGGAGGTCACATGCCCTTTTTGAACCCTGGGCTTAATGGTCCTTCTTCATCAGGTTATCGTCTACCTGGAGGCTGTGGTAATGGTGGTGGGATGAGATTTAACGGGTTATCTTCTTCATATTCGAACAACCACCACTACCTTAACCAATATGGTGGAGGTGGACCTACTTCTCATGAAGTTTCACATGGTTTGATGAGATCAAGATTTCTACCAAAACTTCCGGCCAAGAGGAGCATGAGGGCACCGAGGATGCGATGGACGAGCACCCTTCACTCTCGCTTTGTTCATGCGGTTGAACTTCTTGGAGGCCATGAaa GGGCAACACCGAAGTCAGTTTTGGAGCTAATGGATGTCAAAGATCTCACCCTAGCTCATGTCAAGAGCCATTTACAG ATGTATAGAACTGTTAAAACAACTGACAAACCTGCAGCTTCCTCAG GCCAATCAGACGGATCTGGTGAAGACGATATCTCAACCATGGGAACTGGAGGACAACAGCGTTTTGTAGATCAAAGAGGATCGAATGATCAACAAGAATCCGACTACCCTAATAATTACAACAATGCCACCACGACTACCACCCTCTGGAGCAATTCTTCAAG CAATAGGGAGGGATGGCTTCAGACAAACAGTGACATGAATGACATCAGACCTTCGTCTACCTTGTTAACACAAAGGCGAGCCAGTGCGCAAGTTAAG GATTGCGAACCTTCAAGACCAAAGAACTGCTTAGGATCAAATATGGATCACAAAAACCCATGCTTAGAGTTCACCTTGGGGAGACCAGATTGGCTTCAAAAAGAGCGCAACTGA